CCCGCACGCGGTTCTGCGACGGGATGCGGCGCCCGTCTTCTTTCAAGTTCCCCGTATAAAAAAGCCACACGTCAGTGCCGTCAACAACGGCCCCGCCGGAGTAGCACCCATCCTTGTCATAGGGCAGGTCAGGATAGAGCGCATCGGGATAATGCCGCCATGGAGTAGGCGCGGACACCGTGGTGGTGGCGTGACCCCAGCCAGTCCGCTTGGGCTTGTGCGGAAAAGCAGGGTCATGCTGGTAATACGCGTGCAGAATATCGCCATCCACAAAAAGGCCATTGGGGTCATTGAGGCGGCCCAGTGGTGGGGCAAGGTGAAAGTTCGGTCGGTGGTTCATGTCCCCGATACTATGGAACTATGACTATTCATGTGTGCGGCGAAGGCCTCGTGGACTTGGTTCCGGTATCCCCCGGCCGCTTGAATGACCTCACCCCGGCGCTGGGCGGCGGCCCCTTCAACGTGGCCATCGCGGCGGCGCGCTTGGGCGCGGACGTGGAGTTTCAATCGCGGATTTCTACCGATGGGTTTGGCCAAGAATTATTTCGACGCTTGGAGGAAGAAGGCGTCGAGACCGCCCACGTGCAGCGCGGCGAAGAACCGACCACCTTGGCGGTGACCACCATCGCGGAAAACGGCACGGCTTCTTATAACTTTTATGTGGAAGGCACCGCAGATCGCTTCGTTGAGCCCAAACTAGCTCCGGCAGATATCGCCTGCTTCGGTACCGTCTCCCTGGCCTTGGAACCGGGCGCTTCCCGCTACGCGCAGCTGCTCAGGGACTTCGCCGCACAGGGAACGCTCGTGGCCCTAGATCCCAATATCCGGCCCTTTTATGCCACCGAAGCGCATAAGAAATTCCTGACGGATTTGCTGCCACACGTCTCGGTGCTGAAGCTATCAGATGAAGAGGTGGACTTTTTAGGCGAGGACTTCACCAACCAAGTGCCCATCGTGGTCACCACCCGCGGCGGCGACGGAATTAGCGTCAGGGCTGGGGACACGTCCCTCGACGTTCCCGCCGCCGCAGTTGAAGTCACCGATACCATCGGTGCCGGCGACACCATCATGGCAGCCCTTTTGGCGCAATTAGATGAACGTGGCCTCGATGTGGACAAGGCCGCAGCACTAAGCGCCGAAGAGTGGCGCGAAATCCTCCACTTCGCTGCCACCGCAGCCGGCATCACCGTCTCCCGCACCGGCGCCAATCCCCCACTGCGCAAGGAAGTAGAGTCTGCCCTATGAGCTATACCAAGCGCACGCTGTGGATACACCTGGGACTATTCCTCTTAGCGTTCCTCGCGTTCATCCTCCCCGTCGTCGTCGGCACCGCAGCCCTACTCCCCCTCTGGCTCTCGGGTGGAGTAAGCATCATCCTTGCAGCGGGCGCGCTTATCGATGCCGCCTTTAAATTCTTCGCCCCCGCCTCCCCACGCAGCCTCAAGCTACTCTCCGGCATCGCCGGCATCGTGCTGCTGGTGGGCTGGGTAATCTGGATCTACATATACGGCAACATGGCGGCCGTGGGTACGGGCACCTACCGCATTGGCAATTTCCTGTTGAGTGTCGGCTGCGTGCTCAACCTCTTCATCATCGCCATTTCGGTTTTGGACATCCGCCGGTTGGCGCGGCAGTAGCCAAGCCAAACGCTCCTGGCGCTTAGCGCGGGCAGCGCTTAGCTGTCGCTGGGGAGGACGCGGCGAGGGACGATAATGGGGGCATCGCCAAGCGGGTCGTCCCAGGCCTCCGCCTCGATACCATAGGCCTGCGCCAATACCTTCGG
This is a stretch of genomic DNA from Corynebacterium accolens. It encodes these proteins:
- a CDS encoding multidrug transporter, encoding MSYTKRTLWIHLGLFLLAFLAFILPVVVGTAALLPLWLSGGVSIILAAGALIDAAFKFFAPASPRSLKLLSGIAGIVLLVGWVIWIYIYGNMAAVGTGTYRIGNFLLSVGCVLNLFIIAISVLDIRRLARQ
- a CDS encoding carbohydrate kinase family protein, with the protein product MTIHVCGEGLVDLVPVSPGRLNDLTPALGGGPFNVAIAAARLGADVEFQSRISTDGFGQELFRRLEEEGVETAHVQRGEEPTTLAVTTIAENGTASYNFYVEGTADRFVEPKLAPADIACFGTVSLALEPGASRYAQLLRDFAAQGTLVALDPNIRPFYATEAHKKFLTDLLPHVSVLKLSDEEVDFLGEDFTNQVPIVVTTRGGDGISVRAGDTSLDVPAAAVEVTDTIGAGDTIMAALLAQLDERGLDVDKAAALSAEEWREILHFAATAAGITVSRTGANPPLRKEVESAL